The following proteins are co-located in the Triticum aestivum cultivar Chinese Spring chromosome 1A, IWGSC CS RefSeq v2.1, whole genome shotgun sequence genome:
- the LOC123055338 gene encoding gibberellin receptor GID1, producing MAGSDEVNRNECKTVVPLHTWVLISNFKVSYHMLRRPDGTFERDLAEYMDRRVPANPRPVEGVSSFDHVIDHSVGLEARIYRAVAGNAAAAAEGAAALTLPILEFLGGATSPEPLPVIIFFHGGSFAHSASSTTIYDNLCRQFVKLSKGVVVSVNYRRAPEHRYPCAYDDGWAALKWAQAQPFLRSGSDARLRVFLAGDSSGGNIAHHVAVRAAEEGIKIHGNILLNAMFGGVERTESERRLDGKYFVTLQDRDWYWKAYLPEDADRDHPACNPFGPNGRRLRGLPFAKSLIIVSGLDLTCDRQLGYAEGLREDGHDVKLVHREKATIGFYLLSNTNHYHEVMEEIAEFVRANLL from the exons ATGGCCGGCAGCGACGAGGTCAACCGCAACGAGTGCAAG ACGGTGGTGCCGCTCCACACATGGGTGCTCATCTCCAACTTCAAGGTGTCGTACCACATGCTGCGCCGCCCCGACGGCACCTTCGAGCGCGACCTCGCCGAGTACATGGACCGCCGGGTGCCCGCCAACCCCAGGCCGGTGGAGGGCGTCTCCTCCTTCGACCACGTCATCGACCACTCCGtcggcctcgaggcgcgcatcTACCGCGCCGTCGCCGGcaacgccgccgcggccgccgaggGCGCCGCCGCGCTCACCCTGCCCATCCTCGAGTTCCTCGGCGGGGCGACGTCCCCGGAGCCGCTCCCGGTGATCATCTTCTTCCACGGCGGCAGCTTCGCGCACTCGGCGTCCAGCACCACCATCTACGACAACCTCTGCCGCCAGTTCGTGAAGCTGAGCAAGGGCGTGGTGGTGTCCGTCAACTACCGGCGCGCCCCGGAGCACCGGTACCCGTGCGCGTACGACGACGGGTGGGCCGCGCTCAAGTGGGCGCAGGCCCAGCCGTTCCTGCGGAGCGGGAGCGACGCGCGGCTCCGGGTGTTCCTCGCCGGCGACAGCTCCGGCGGCAACATCGCGCACCACGTGGCCGTGCGCGCCGCGGAGGAGGGGATCAAGATACACGGCAACATCCTGCTCAACGCCATGTTCGGCGGCGTGGAGCGCACCGAGTCGGAGCGGCGCCTCGACGGCAAGTACTTCGTCACGCTCCAGGACAGGGACTGGTACTGGAAGGCGTACCTGCCGGAGGACGCGGACCGGGACCACCCGGCGTGCAACCCGTTCGGGCCGAACGGGCGGCGGCTCAGGGGCCTGCCGTTCGCCAAGAGCCTCATCATCGTGTCCGGGCTGGACCTCACCTGCGACCGGCAGCTGGGCTACGCGGAGGGCCTCCGGGAGGACGGGCACGACGTGAAGCTGGTGCACCGCGAGAAGGCCACCATCGGCTTCTACCTGCTGTCCAACACGAACCACTACCACGAGGTGATGGAGGAGATCGCCGAGTTCGTCCGAGCTAACCTCCTGTAG